The bacterium genomic interval TGCTCGTCGCGACGCCGGGGCGCCTCCTCGATCATCTCGAGCGTGGGAACGTCGACCTCGGCAGCGTGGAGACGCTGATCCTGGATGAGGCCGACCGCATGCTCGACATGGGGTTCCGCCCGCAGATCGAGCAGGTGTTGGAGGCGTGCCCGCCGGAGCGCCAGACCCTGCTGTTTTCGGCGACGATGCCGCACGGCGTGCATGCGCTCGCGCTGCGCATCCTCCGCGATCCCGAGTGGGTGTCGGTGACGCCGCGGACAACGGTCGCGGACCGGGTCGAACAGGCGGTCTACCCCGTGCGCCCGGAGCGCAAGCCGGCGTTGCTGCTGGAGCTGCTCTCGCGGGAGGGCATGGACCAGGTCCTCGTCTTCACCGCGACCAAGGCGGGCGCCGAGCTCCTCCGCTCGCGCCTGCGCGCGGCGGGGATCGCCTGCGCGGTGCTGCACGGCGACCGCGACATGAAGGAGCGCCAGCGCGCGCTCGAGGCCTTCACCGATGGTCGGGTCCCCGTCCTGGTGGCGACGGACGTGGCGCAGCGAGGCCTGGACATCGAGGGCATCAGCCACGTCATCAACTACGACGTCCCGCGCAACCCCGAGGATTACGTGCATCGCATCGGCCGCACGGGGCGTGCGGGCGCGAGCGGGACCGCGATCACGTTCATGACCGCGGCCGAGGTCGGGGCTGTACATGCCATCGAGCGCACGCTCGGCTACAAGCTTCCGCGCGTTTCGCTCGAGGGATACGACTATGCCGGTGCGCCGGCGCAGCCCCGCGCGAACGACCCGTCTGCGTTCCGCGCCCGCGGCCGCCTCGGCGCCCGCCGGGCCGACGAACTCTCGCCCGAACAACTCAGGGAGCTCCTCCGCGTCGGTTGACCCGGGAAGCGATCCGGGAGATGCGGCGTGCGCTGGTCGACGCCCTCCGATGGGCGCGATGGCCGGCGCCTCCGGATCGGCACGGGAGGGGAAGGGAGGCGGCTCCGCGGTGGCGGGGCCGCGGAGCCACCTCACAGCGGAGCTACTCGCCCTTCCTCCGCGTTCTCGTCCTCGCAGAGCGCCACCGCTCGCCACGCGCCACACCAGCGCCCTCCTCCGCTCCCTCGCCCACGTTGGCGAGCACCCGCTCCGGCACCGCGGCCGGCTCGACGGCACGGATGCGGATGTTGCGGAACGCCAGCCGGCTGCCCGGATGGACCGCGAAGCCGATGAACGTGGGCTTCTCCGGCGTCGTGGGGAGGCCGCGCGCCGGGTCGCTGTTCACGAACCGCGTCACCCGCTCGCCGTTCAGGAGCACCGTGTACTCCTGCCCTTCGACGCGGATCTCGAACTCGTTCCACAAGCCCGGCGGCCGCGCCGCGACCGGCGTACGCTCCTGCTTCGGCTCGCCGTTGATCGCGCCCGTGCGCCGCACGATGGAGCCGTCGGGTGCGCCGATCTCGTCGATGCAGACCTCGAAGCCGAAGTCCATCGGCACGTAGGCCGGGTTCTCGTAGCCGAGGCTCTCCGGATCCGGGAAGCGCAGGAACACACCGGAGCGGTCCTCCTCGCGGAAGCGCCTCCACTCGAAGCGCAGCACGAAATCGGGCGGCGTCGGCACGCGGCACCAGAGCAGGCCGAGGTCATCGCCCGGCACCGTCTCCAGCGCGCCGTCCACGACCAGGAGCCGACCGGCTCCGACCACGGTCCAGTCCGTCGTGTCGCTGCCGTCGAACAGCGGACGGAAGCCGCCGCCCGGCATGTACGGCACGGCTTCAGGCACGAGGTGCCGTGCGAGCCGCCGCGTCAGCGCGAGACCCGTCACGATCGGGTTCGCCGCTCCAATGGTCGGGAAGACCGCTGGCCCGACGACGTAGACGTTGGCGATGTCGTGGAAGCAGCCGTCCGGGTCCGTGACCGAGGTGGCGGGGTCCGTGCCCATCCGCAGCGTGCCCGCCTCGTGATGCGTGCTGCCGATCGGGTCGCGCCGGCGCTCGAACGGCAGCACCTCGGACGGCGGGTGGCCTGCCGGCACGGGCAGCGCGCGCCCATCGAAGAGGACCTCGTAGTCGTGGTCGCCGGCCAGCACCCGGGCCACGTCGTCCGCAGCGCGGTCCATGGCGTGCCAGAGCGCCAGGTCGCGGGCGCTGCCGTCCGGCTGCCGCGGATCGGCGAACCGGACGAACGCGCGGCGGACGCCGTATTCGTCCCGCTCCGCATCCAGCGTGATCCGGCTCTCCGGGTTGTCCGGCTCCATCTCGCCGATGCCGCGGATCGTGATGACGACGTGCGAGTCATCCGCCGAGCGGAACCGATCGACGAGGTCCAGGTCCGGGATCCTGGTGAACAGCTCCGGCTCGGCGTCGCGCCCGTTGGGCCGGAGACCCGCGGCGGTGATCTGGAGCTGGAAGTGGCCCACGCGGCCGTCGTCGTGCACGTGCCTGCCCCTCACGATCAGCGCCGAGGTCTGGAGCTGGTCGGGCAGCGCCTCGGGCAACGCCTCGCGTGGGATGCGCACGGTGAGGTTCGACCGCAGGTGCGCCATCAGGTTGCGGCCGATCCGCTCGTGTGCCGGCGTGCCCTCGAACGAGAGCAGCGCGAGCCGCGTGTTCTCGATCGTGCCCAGCGCGAGCACCACGACGCCGTCCGGCGGCACGGGGACGTCACCCTGGTTGGTCCGCACCCCGACCACGCGGCCGTTGGCCGTGACGAGCTGCGTCACGTGGCACCGGGGCACCAGCATGAGCCGCTTCTTGGCGTCATCGCCGCCGGACTCCAGTTGCGCGGCGCGGAGCGCGCGGATCGCGAGTGGCACGACGCTGAACTTGTGGAGCGTGGGGAAGCCCGTCCCGGCCGGGTGCGTCTGCACCGCGAGCGGCGCGTCGAGCTTCGACACGTCCAGGTCCGTGGCGGGCGCGTCCTCGAACGCGAGCGGCAGCTCGGAGAGCGGAACCGCTCCCGTGACCTGCCCGGCTCCGATCGCCTCGTACAGCCGCTGCCGGAGCGCGTGGTGCAGCGGGCCCAAGACGGGTGCAGCGGTGCGCGTCGCGCCGATCAGCTCGGCAGCGCGCCGCAGGTCGCCGCCCTGGCGCGTCAAGTCGTCGACGACCTCCGGCGGCCAGCGGTCCTCGGGCAGTTCGGCGGGCAGCGGCTCGGGGGACCAGCCGTCCCAGAACAGAGACCGGCCTCCCACGCAGTAGGCGAGGCCGGGGAACTCCACGTTCGAGTGCCAGGGCAGGCCCCACACCTCGCCGCGCGGCGCGCCGTCCAGCCCGCGGGCACGCAGCTCGGCGATGCTCGTGGCGCCGGGGATCTCCAGACCCAGCAGCGAGAGGTTCTGTACGTGTTCCGGGAGCAACATCGGCCCGGCCTCGAGGACGAGGATCCGGTGTCTGTGCTCGGCATCCCGGAAGAAGAGCTCCTGCGCCAGTGCGAGGCCGAACGTCCCGCCGCCCAGCACGATCACGTCGAACGGCCGTGCATCCGGCCGATCCCTCGTGCTGCGCAGCGCTTCGTCCAGCCCGTTGCACACGTAGCGGCCGAGCACGTCGCGTGTGAAGTCCGTGACCTGCGGAGTCGCGGCGGTGGGCATGACCTCCTCCTCGTTGCGGTGGGTCGAAGTGACCGGACCCCGTCCCGCCCGCCCTCGCGCGTGCGGAGCCGTGGAACCGGCACCGGAGGGGGAGGCTCGCCGGGTGGTCGCGGCGGACGCTCCCACTCCGGCATGGTCGAATCCCGTACTGCTTCGAGACAAGAATCGCGGTGGCATGGCGCGCCGCCTCGCCACCGCGGGGGAAGACGATCGGCGCCGCACGCCGTCGCGCGCGGCGCCGCGCCTTGAAACGAAAAACGCCGCCCGGGCGGGCCCCGGCGGCGTCGACTCCGTTATCCTACACCCGCGCCGCGCGCGCGTCAACCCACCCGCGTCTCATCGGATCGGCCGGCCGATGCGCTCCCAGCGCACGTCCCGGATCCACGGGAACGCGTGCGGCGCCGTCCGGTCGTACGAGTAGTAGATGAACAGCGCCTCGCCCTTGATCTTGTCGCCGTCCACGAAGCCCCAGTGCCGGGAGTCCAGGCTGTCGTCCCGCCGGTCGCCCAGCACGAAATAGCGGCCGGGCGGCACCACCAGCGGACCCCAGTTCCACAGCGTCGGCCGGTACGTCGCGCGATCCACGCCGGGCGCGAGATACTCCTT includes:
- a CDS encoding RNA helicase, which codes for MRFDELVSSPPLLRAIADLGWQEPTPIQQLAIPPAREGRDVVGIAQTGTGKTAAFLLPALERQVDKEGLHTLVLCPTRELAQQVADDARALARYTELWVGVIYGGVPMRPQTRDLRAGFDVLVATPGRLLDHLERGNVDLGSVETLILDEADRMLDMGFRPQIEQVLEACPPERQTLLFSATMPHGVHALALRILRDPEWVSVTPRTTVADRVEQAVYPVRPERKPALLLELLSREGMDQVLVFTATKAGAELLRSRLRAAGIACAVLHGDRDMKERQRALEAFTDGRVPVLVATDVAQRGLDIEGISHVINYDVPRNPEDYVHRIGRTGRAGASGTAITFMTAAEVGAVHAIERTLGYKLPRVSLEGYDYAGAPAQPRANDPSAFRARGRLGARRADELSPEQLRELLRVG